One Molothrus aeneus isolate 106 unplaced genomic scaffold, BPBGC_Maene_1.0 scaffold_181, whole genome shotgun sequence DNA window includes the following coding sequences:
- the LOC136569632 gene encoding collagen, type I, alpha 1a-like, translating to MSRAPPRGGDSRVATSDLRSQAQSSAAPRARARGDGRLLSLSPPHRPTARYTRARRAGDEERDGEPHPGDDNRKGSAAETAPRGRTGRAAARARDGLGEGEREGSDGALRARPETATEEEGGGRGRRERKGSEPPPSPALSASRARQHGTVPPRYPPADSRPRGGEAGGEARASPPLLAPSSLFLSRPSAAPFDAVSRSPRGRRAAASAARPRRGRAPPQRLAPGAGSYGALPESAFRGTKALRGGDDDDRGDARRAAGKGSRPAEGNASLAEPLTAFPPGTGGTPPPPPPPPAAGDGPARRPQPRRRGGPRTAIDRQATLRQAGQEAGEPAHPTASPREGRRRPHQRRPSEAAQAPGLGPASARRAGRRAPERGGARRPARFSLSRDDAHDTHGTRAGGARPSAPAPRRLSPRPRRRGPGAERRRAAARPACLSSPHGTGLSPGLETGTRRRPAPCRHASRGTAPPPGERATGGRAPPPAPEAGATETRAGVASARGLPDGRTGRRRGRTPGTAAAASHRRGPLPRARARRKALRALSRGATPALLVRTRRPGGEERPRGRPARLPAAHTRPRQGRRRRRRAGPGTGPPPADGGRRPADRPRRGRPLGLPPPLATGSPALAGLRRRRARRALAPHRRAGGRARGRPADGRRRRCAFEEERPSRGRRGAGRAGRGAAARARDRGGGPRSEGAGGTRRPPPRGRGRGRERALSAGVARYDEAGGSAPAADRAPRPLRRGRAAERGGQGAPPRRGAVDPHPRRAAGTTTTTATTGERGRWPRDNHRRGSAGVAAPHPSVAPRTATARGTRPPPPPPPPAPPPPRRAAPSCPSL from the exons ATGTCCCGCGCCCCACCGCGGGGCGGGGATTCG CGGGTCGCCACGTCTGATCTGAGGTCGCAAGCCCAAAGCTCGGCCGCGCCGCGCGCACGCGCGCGCGGAGACGGCCGCCTTTTGTCTCTTTCCCCCCCCCACCGACCGACCGCCCGCTACACGCGAGCGAGGCGAGCCGGCGACGAGGAGAGAGACGGAGAGCCCCATCCCGGAGACGACAACCGAAAAGGGAGCGCGGCAGAGACGGCCCCGCGCGGGAGGAccggccgggcggcggcgcgcgCGCGCGACGGCCTCGGcgaaggggagagagaggggagcgACGGCGCCCTTCGGGCGCGCCCCGAGACCGCGACAGAAGAGGAGGGGGGGGGGCGCGGGCgaagggagaggaaggggtCGGAACCCCCCCCGTCCCCGGCGCTCTCGGCCTCGCGCGCGCGGCAGCACGGCACGGTACCGCCGCGGTACCCACCCGCAGACAGCCGCCCGCGCGGGGGGGAGGCCGGGGGCGAGGCCCGCGCCTCGCCTCCCCTTCTCGccccctcctctctctttctctctcggCCCTCGGCGGCGCCTTTCGACGCCGTCTCTCGCTCTCCCCGaggccgccgcgccgccgcatccgcggcgcggccccggcgaGGACGAGCTCCGCCCCAGCGGCTCGCTCCGGGAGCGGGGAGCTACGGAGCGCTCCCCGAGTCTGCATTTAGGGGGACGAAGGCCCTGCGCGGCGGCGACGACGACGACCGCGGCGACGCCCGCCGGGCCGCAGGGAAGGGATCGAGGCCCGCCGAGGGAAACGCGTCCCTCGCCGAACCCCTGACCGCCTTCCCTCCGGGCACCGGCGGgacgccgccgccgccgccgccgccgcccgccgcgggCGACGGGCCTGCGAGGCGACCCCAGCCGCGCCGCCGGGGTGGCCCCCGGACGGCGATTGATCGTCAAGCGACGCTCAGACAG GCCGGCCAAGAGGCGGGGGAGCCCGCGCACCCGACCGCCTCCCCCCGCGAGGGGAGACGCCGACCTCACCAACGCCGTCCTTCGGAGGCGGCCCAGGCGCCCGGGCTCGGCCCGGCCTCCGCGCGGAGGGCCGGGCGGCGCGCGCCGGAACGCGGGGGGGCACGGCGGCCCGCCCGCTTCTCGCTTTCACGGGACGACGCGCACGACACACACGGCACGCGGGCCGGGGGCGCGCGGCCGTCGgcccccgcgccgcgccggCTCTCCCCTCGGCCCCGACGCCGCGGGCCTGGCGCGGagcgccgccgcgccgccgcgcGGCCGGCTTGTCTCTCTTCCCCCCACGGCACGGGCCTTTCCCCCGGGCTCGAGACGGGCACGCGACGACGACCGGCCCCCTGCCGGCACGCCTCCCGCGGGACCGCTCCCCCGCCGGGCGAGCGAGCGACCGGCGGACGCGctccgccgccggccccggAGGCGGGCGCCACCGAGACCCGAGCCGGCGTCGCCAGCGCCCGAGGCCTGCCGGACGGCAGAACcggccgccgccggggccgcaCGCCCGggaccgccgccgccgcctcgcaCCGCCGGGGCCCCTTGCCTCGGGCACGCGCCCGGCGGAAGGCGCTACGGGCGCTGAGCCGGGGGGCAACGCCCGCTCTCCTCGTTCGCACGCGGAGACCGGGCGGGGAGGAGcgcccccgcggccgccccgcgcgCCTTCCTGCGGCCCACACGCGGCCGCGGCAAGGGCGACGGAGGAGGCGACGAGCGGGGCCCGGGACGGGACCGCCGCCGGCCGACGGCGGGCGCCGTCCGGCCGACCGTCCCCGCAGGGGACGTCCCCTGGgcctgccgccgccgctcgccACGGGGTCGCCCGCGCTCGCGGGCCTCCGCCGCCGGAGGGCCCGCCGAGCGCTCGCCCCCCACCGGCGGGCGGGCGGTCGAGCCAGGGGACGGCCGGCGGACGGACGGCGCCGCCGCTGCGCGTTCGAGGAGGAAAGGCCGTCGAGGGGGAGGAGAGGCGCCGGACGCGCCGGACGCGGCGCCGCCGCGCGCGCCAGAGACCGCGGCGGCGGGCCCAGGAGTGAGGGCGCGGGCGGGACCCGGCGGCCGCCACCCCGCGGCCGAGGAAGGGGCAGAGAGCGCGCGCTCTCTGCCGGCGTCGCCCGTTACGACGAGGCGGGCGGGTCGGCCCCCGCGGCCGACCGCGCGCCGAGGCCTCTCCGCCGAGGCCGGGCCGCGGAGAGGGGGGGGCAGGGCGCCCCTCCCCGGCGCGGCGCGGTTGACCCCCACCCGCGGCGCGCGGCGGGGACGACGACGACGACGGCCACGACGGGGGAGCGCGGCCGGTGGCCACGGGACAACCACCGCAGGGGATCGGCGGGAGTAGCTGCTCCCCACCCCTCAGTGGCGCCCCGCACGGCCACCGCCCGCGGCAcacgcccgccgccgccgccgccgccgccggcacCGCCGCCGCCACGGCGGGCCGCGCCGAGCTGCCCGAGTCTTTAA